Proteins co-encoded in one Candidatus Omnitrophota bacterium genomic window:
- a CDS encoding vitamin B12-dependent ribonucleotide reductase: MAVKEAKNQEKLEDLGPGKAQVEELQENKGIRVERRFTTPGVSPFDEVQWEKRTALIQNDKGEVIFEQTDIDVPDFWSQLATNVVSSKYFRGKPDSEDRETSIRQLISRVVKQIVEWGIKQEYFAGPEDQEAFDAELTHLLLFQKLSFNSPVWFNVGVEEHPQCSACFINSIEDSMSSILDLAKTEGMLFKWGSGSGTNLSPLRSSRESVAGGGKASGPVSFMRGFDAFAGVIKSGGKTRRAAKMVILNAEHPDIRDFVACKVEEEKKAWALIDAGYDGSFSGEAYNSVFFQNSNNSVRVPDEFMHAAVDDRKWSTRAVKTRETIETFPARDLLRQISEATHICGDPGLQFDTTVNTWHTCPNSGRINASNPCSEYMFLDDTACNLASLNLLKFIDDEGVFDCKGFRDAVRISILAQEIVVDNASYPRPRIAQRSHDYRTLGLGYANLGALLMAQGLAYDSDAGREYAGALTALMTGEAYRVSAEIAESMGPFPHYRINRQPMLSVIAMHQKAAEDLETSNIPEGLFKEVKLVWEEALKLGEKHGYRNAQVTVLAPTGTIAFMMDCDTTGVEPDIALVKYKKLVGGGLLKIVNHTVPRALKKLGYSEKEVGEIIEYIDEHGTIEGAPGLLDEHLPVFDCAFKPENGNRSIHYMGHVRMMGATQPFISGAISKTVNMPQEATVDEIMETYIEAWRQGLKAVAIYRDNSKRTQPLNTGLDKKKEEEKQALRFARRRRLPDERPAITHKFSVGGHEGYITVGTYEENRPGEVFIKMSKEGSTISGLVDCFATAVSLALQYGVPLEVLVNKFTHTRFEPSGVTNNPQIRFAKSIMDYVFRYLGYKFPLDTDAPQTPVDPAIEAKAEAAVASVTQNMTGGSTSTLSASSLEESEKRIFLAQADAPPCSECGSIMVRNGSCYKCLNCGSTSGCS, translated from the coding sequence ATGGCGGTGAAGGAGGCCAAGAATCAGGAAAAACTTGAGGATTTGGGCCCGGGCAAGGCACAGGTCGAGGAGCTGCAGGAAAACAAGGGGATACGGGTCGAACGCCGGTTTACGACCCCTGGGGTGAGTCCTTTTGACGAGGTCCAATGGGAGAAGCGCACAGCCCTCATACAAAATGACAAGGGCGAAGTTATTTTCGAACAAACGGACATTGATGTCCCTGATTTCTGGTCTCAGCTCGCCACAAACGTAGTCTCCTCCAAATACTTCCGCGGCAAACCCGACAGCGAGGATCGCGAGACCAGCATCCGCCAGCTGATTTCGCGTGTGGTCAAACAGATTGTGGAGTGGGGAATCAAACAGGAGTACTTTGCCGGCCCTGAAGATCAAGAGGCCTTTGACGCCGAGCTGACGCACCTCCTCCTTTTCCAGAAGCTTTCCTTCAATTCTCCGGTTTGGTTCAATGTGGGTGTGGAAGAGCACCCGCAGTGTTCGGCCTGCTTCATCAATTCCATTGAAGATTCCATGAGCAGTATTCTCGATTTGGCCAAGACCGAGGGCATGCTTTTTAAGTGGGGTTCGGGTTCCGGAACCAATCTGTCTCCGTTGCGCTCCAGCCGTGAATCCGTGGCGGGCGGCGGCAAGGCTTCCGGACCGGTTTCTTTTATGCGCGGTTTTGATGCCTTTGCTGGTGTCATCAAGTCCGGCGGCAAAACGCGGCGTGCTGCCAAAATGGTGATCCTTAATGCAGAGCACCCCGATATTCGGGATTTTGTGGCCTGCAAAGTGGAAGAAGAAAAGAAGGCCTGGGCGCTGATCGATGCCGGTTATGACGGAAGCTTTAGCGGTGAGGCTTATAATTCGGTTTTTTTCCAGAATTCCAACAATTCCGTGCGCGTGCCGGATGAGTTCATGCATGCGGCAGTGGATGACCGGAAATGGAGTACGCGTGCGGTTAAGACGCGTGAAACCATTGAAACTTTCCCGGCGCGGGATCTGTTGCGTCAGATCTCCGAGGCCACACATATTTGCGGCGATCCGGGATTGCAGTTCGATACCACAGTGAACACTTGGCATACCTGCCCGAATAGCGGCCGCATTAACGCCTCCAATCCCTGCAGTGAGTACATGTTCTTGGACGACACGGCCTGCAATCTCGCTTCATTGAACCTATTGAAGTTCATTGATGATGAAGGTGTGTTTGATTGCAAGGGCTTTAGGGATGCAGTGCGGATTTCCATTCTGGCCCAGGAGATCGTCGTGGATAACGCGAGTTATCCTCGCCCGCGCATTGCGCAACGCAGCCACGATTACCGGACACTGGGTTTGGGTTATGCGAACCTGGGAGCGCTTTTGATGGCTCAGGGTTTGGCTTATGACAGCGACGCAGGCCGGGAGTATGCGGGAGCGTTGACCGCGCTGATGACGGGTGAGGCCTATCGCGTGTCTGCGGAAATTGCGGAAAGCATGGGCCCTTTTCCTCACTATCGCATCAACCGTCAGCCCATGCTGAGTGTGATTGCCATGCACCAGAAAGCGGCCGAAGACTTGGAAACAAGCAATATCCCTGAAGGTCTTTTCAAGGAAGTGAAGCTGGTTTGGGAGGAGGCCCTGAAGCTTGGTGAGAAACACGGTTATCGCAATGCGCAGGTGACCGTATTGGCGCCCACAGGAACCATCGCTTTTATGATGGATTGTGACACCACGGGCGTGGAGCCGGATATTGCCCTGGTCAAGTACAAGAAATTGGTGGGTGGTGGATTGCTGAAGATCGTGAACCACACAGTGCCGCGCGCTCTCAAGAAGTTGGGTTATAGCGAAAAGGAAGTCGGCGAGATCATCGAATACATAGACGAGCACGGGACCATTGAGGGGGCGCCCGGCTTGCTGGATGAGCACCTGCCTGTATTTGATTGCGCTTTCAAGCCTGAGAACGGGAATCGCAGTATCCACTATATGGGGCATGTCCGTATGATGGGGGCCACCCAGCCCTTTATCAGCGGCGCAATCTCCAAGACCGTGAACATGCCGCAGGAAGCCACAGTCGATGAAATCATGGAGACGTATATCGAAGCATGGCGGCAGGGTCTGAAGGCAGTGGCGATCTATCGCGATAATTCCAAACGCACCCAACCTTTGAACACAGGCTTGGATAAGAAGAAGGAGGAAGAGAAACAGGCCCTTCGTTTTGCGCGCCGCCGCCGATTGCCGGATGAGCGTCCGGCCATTACGCACAAGTTCAGTGTGGGAGGGCACGAGGGATATATTACTGTCGGGACTTATGAGGAAAACCGGCCGGGTGAGGTCTTCATCAAGATGTCCAAGGAGGGCTCTACTATCTCGGGTTTGGTGGATTGTTTTGCCACGGCGGTCTCTCTGGCCCTGCAGTACGGTGTGCCTCTGGAAGTCTTGGTGAATAAGTTTACGCATACGCGGTTTGAACCTTCGGGTGTGACCAACAATCCGCAGATTCGTTTTGCCAAGTCCATCATGGACTATGTTTTCCGCTATCTGGGGTACAAATTTCCCTTGGATACTGACGCTCCGCAAACTCCGGTGGATCCGGCGATAGAGGCCAAGGCCGAGGCAGCTGTGGCTTCGGTTACCCAGAATATGACCGGGGGCAGCACCTCCACTCTTTCTGCATCCAGTTTGGAGGAGAGCGAAAAGAGGATCTTCTTGGCTCAGGCCGATGCGCCGCCCTGCAGCGAATGCGGGAGCATTATGGTGCGCAACGGCTCTTGCTATAAGTGTCTGAATTGCGGGAGTACTTCCGGCTGTAGTTAG
- a CDS encoding radical SAM protein — protein sequence MNYDVRTNPGLLKLDLYCKGMRLDDPSLIEDQGGRKILRMRAGLGSGLEAILPHGLWTNIPVSEDFTRQSPYFLRFDEGEFMIHHDEIGPIAPIRLAPGPSWYSQKTATGKPMSSIGSLQGTYLGIYPAKVCEHWLTNPKQECKFCSVGLNLGQDDSDEKSVDEVVEVVKTARKESGITYVDFNTGHYEGDTYLDILEPYIKRVKEETGVLIGIQTPPHHDLKRYQELRRIGVNRVSFCFELMNREKFEEVCPGKARVYGLDRYLEAVEYCAQQVKPTGRGFEPWVTNGEIIAGLEPVEDSIKAVNWITQVGAIPTVCVFRPLKGTSYEKVPPPETEDMIPIFSRVYSACMEKGYPIGVAPNIHVSLVMLPEECRWLQDNPNRFWLGELKLKLMRKVFAAQFGRELV from the coding sequence ATGAACTACGATGTCCGCACCAATCCGGGGCTGCTCAAGCTCGATCTTTACTGTAAAGGAATGCGCCTGGACGACCCGAGTCTGATAGAAGACCAGGGCGGGCGTAAGATTTTGCGTATGCGCGCGGGCCTGGGCTCGGGCCTGGAAGCGATTCTTCCTCACGGTCTCTGGACCAATATCCCGGTCAGCGAAGACTTCACCAGGCAATCTCCCTATTTCCTCCGTTTTGATGAAGGTGAATTTATGATTCACCATGACGAAATCGGCCCCATTGCGCCTATTCGCTTGGCGCCCGGCCCGAGCTGGTATTCCCAAAAGACGGCTACCGGAAAGCCGATGTCCAGCATAGGTTCTCTGCAAGGCACCTATCTGGGGATTTATCCTGCAAAGGTCTGCGAACACTGGCTTACAAATCCCAAGCAGGAATGCAAGTTCTGTTCCGTGGGTCTTAATTTGGGACAGGATGACTCTGACGAGAAGTCCGTGGACGAAGTCGTGGAAGTCGTTAAGACGGCCCGCAAGGAATCCGGAATTACCTATGTGGATTTCAACACCGGGCACTACGAGGGCGACACGTATCTGGACATCCTCGAGCCCTATATCAAGAGGGTGAAGGAGGAAACAGGGGTGCTCATCGGCATTCAAACACCTCCGCACCATGACCTCAAACGCTATCAGGAGCTCCGGCGTATTGGGGTGAATCGCGTGTCCTTTTGTTTTGAACTCATGAACCGGGAGAAATTCGAGGAAGTGTGCCCGGGCAAGGCCCGGGTTTACGGGCTCGATCGCTACTTGGAAGCCGTGGAGTATTGCGCCCAGCAGGTAAAGCCCACGGGACGCGGTTTTGAACCCTGGGTCACGAACGGTGAAATCATCGCCGGTCTCGAACCTGTGGAAGACTCCATCAAGGCCGTCAATTGGATTACCCAGGTCGGCGCCATCCCTACCGTCTGTGTGTTCCGTCCTCTCAAAGGAACCTCTTATGAGAAGGTCCCTCCTCCTGAAACTGAAGACATGATCCCCATTTTCAGCCGCGTCTATTCAGCGTGCATGGAAAAGGGATATCCCATTGGTGTGGCTCCTAATATCCATGTGTCTTTGGTGATGTTGCCGGAGGAGTGCCGGTGGCTTCAGGATAATCCCAACCGCTTTTGGTTGGGTGAACTCAAACTCAAGCTCATGCGCAAGGTCTTTGCGGCCCAGTTCGGCCGCGAACTCGTCTGA
- a CDS encoding response regulator — MVPDTFMGDVCIDALEYNSPPMEKPKDTPPQAKILIVDDEPELRQSIREVLEAHNYQVIAARDGQEGLARALNESPDLIILDVRMPRMDGFAMLSRLRNREHTAEIPVVMLTAKGETPAIFEAEKLKATDYFIKPFDLGKLLSYIKRHLREAEPG; from the coding sequence GTGGTGCCTGACACCTTCATGGGAGATGTGTGCATCGATGCTTTGGAGTACAATAGCCCCCCAATGGAAAAGCCTAAAGACACGCCGCCTCAGGCCAAAATTCTTATCGTGGACGACGAGCCGGAGCTGCGCCAGAGTATCCGGGAGGTTCTTGAGGCCCACAATTACCAAGTGATTGCGGCGCGGGACGGGCAGGAGGGTTTGGCGCGGGCTTTGAATGAGTCTCCGGATCTGATCATTCTCGATGTGCGCATGCCGCGTATGGACGGTTTTGCCATGCTCAGCCGCCTGCGCAATCGCGAACATACGGCAGAGATTCCGGTGGTTATGCTTACGGCCAAGGGGGAGACCCCGGCAATCTTTGAGGCGGAAAAACTCAAGGCCACGGACTATTTTATTAAGCCCTTTGATTTGGGAAAGCTTCTGAGCTATATCAAACGTCATTTGCGTGAGGCAGAACCCGGTTAG
- a CDS encoding mechanosensitive ion channel yields MEEVGSKINELVTLYGLNVLAAIVIFVVGKWVARWVSDVTAKLMTKAKVDAALVSFVQHLAYVALMVFVIIAAIGKLGVQTTSFIAVLGAAGLAVGLALQGSLSNFAAGVLIVLFKPFKAGDFIEAGGAMGTVKEIQIFCTILASPDNRKIIVPNSGIMGGNITNFSGNETRRVDMVFGISYGDDIPKAKKVLMQVVSSYPTVLKDPEPTIAVKELADSSVNFAVRPWVNGADYWGTWFGITEAVKMEFDKQGISIPFPQHDLHVKTSEMTFTGATGKEAVAR; encoded by the coding sequence ATGGAGGAAGTCGGAAGCAAAATCAACGAACTGGTCACGCTTTACGGCCTCAATGTCTTGGCTGCAATCGTCATTTTTGTCGTGGGTAAATGGGTGGCCCGATGGGTGTCGGATGTAACGGCCAAACTCATGACCAAGGCCAAGGTGGATGCGGCCCTTGTGAGCTTTGTGCAGCACTTGGCCTATGTGGCTTTGATGGTTTTTGTGATCATTGCCGCCATCGGCAAGCTGGGGGTGCAGACCACTTCCTTTATTGCTGTATTGGGTGCTGCGGGTTTGGCAGTCGGCCTGGCGCTACAAGGCTCCTTGAGTAATTTTGCTGCGGGAGTGCTGATCGTGCTCTTCAAGCCCTTTAAGGCCGGTGATTTTATCGAAGCCGGCGGCGCCATGGGCACGGTCAAGGAGATCCAAATTTTTTGCACAATTCTGGCTTCCCCGGACAATCGAAAGATCATTGTTCCGAATTCCGGGATTATGGGCGGCAACATTACCAACTTTAGCGGCAATGAAACCCGCCGCGTGGATATGGTCTTTGGCATCTCCTATGGCGATGATATTCCTAAGGCCAAGAAGGTTCTGATGCAGGTTGTGAGTTCCTATCCGACCGTTCTGAAAGATCCGGAACCGACGATTGCGGTGAAGGAATTGGCAGACAGCAGCGTCAACTTTGCGGTGCGGCCCTGGGTCAATGGGGCGGATTACTGGGGTACTTGGTTTGGGATTACCGAGGCGGTGAAGATGGAATTCGACAAGCAGGGCATCAGTATTCCGTTCCCGCAGCACGATCTGCACGTGAAGACGAGCGAGATGACCTTTACCGGCGCAACCGGCAAGGAGGCCGTGGCTCGATAG
- a CDS encoding transcriptional repressor, whose translation MPKTTPKSPKSLEEKEEIFRKYVLGKGLKFTRERREILKTLPGYDRHFDFDAEYLLLRAREKDLRISRDTIYRTLPLLVESGLIRKVLEGSGRHSRYEVMHGRIHHEHLICTECGAVIEFVNEEIERLQDGVCQKYGFEPISHSLNIFGRCKNHS comes from the coding sequence ATGCCAAAGACCACTCCCAAGTCCCCTAAGAGCCTGGAAGAAAAGGAAGAGATCTTCCGGAAATATGTTTTGGGCAAGGGCCTAAAGTTCACCCGGGAGCGGCGCGAGATTCTCAAGACTTTGCCCGGCTATGACCGGCATTTTGACTTTGACGCGGAGTATCTCTTGCTGCGCGCCAGGGAGAAAGATTTGCGCATCTCACGGGACACGATCTACCGCACGCTGCCTCTATTAGTGGAAAGCGGATTGATCCGGAAGGTGCTGGAGGGTTCGGGCCGGCATAGCCGTTACGAGGTGATGCACGGCCGTATTCACCACGAGCATTTGATTTGTACCGAGTGCGGAGCCGTGATCGAATTCGTCAATGAGGAGATCGAACGGCTCCAGGACGGGGTCTGCCAAAAATACGGTTTTGAACCTATCAGTCACAGCCTCAATATCTTCGGACGTTGCAAGAATCACTCCTGA
- a CDS encoding cytochrome c biogenesis protein ResB — MMMKLFIKFFSSLSLTLVCLCLLMALVFIGTLDQVNLGIFAAQKKYFESLFVYLPVHHLKIPVLPGGGLLTALLSVNLITVLYTRYPLRLKYLGLWLTHSGLLVLMVGGGVSTFMATESYMSIEEGQTKQYSESFHYVELAVINTSAPGLDRVVSIPYHILRKQGRITQDLLPFEVHIRAFLPNAKLAMGESPANRFGNLPEVNRGIGTQIQVQPVPPFQSDDADNNETAFVEFIAGGKSLGTWLVSRLLGSPQQLSYAGSDYQIYLRPKRYYNEYTLTLKDFSHDSYPGTSIPKNFSSLVLLEDPSQGEEREVLIYMNNPLRYRGKTYYQSSYGKNNTLSILQVVENPGWLFPYIACLLISLGLSVHFMQVLAGFAKRRPL; from the coding sequence ATGATGATGAAGCTTTTCATCAAATTCTTTTCATCCTTGTCCTTGACCCTGGTCTGCTTGTGTCTGTTGATGGCCTTAGTTTTTATCGGGACCCTGGATCAGGTTAATTTGGGAATTTTCGCTGCGCAGAAGAAGTACTTCGAAAGCCTTTTTGTTTACCTGCCGGTTCATCATCTCAAGATTCCGGTTTTGCCCGGAGGCGGGCTGCTCACAGCACTCCTATCCGTCAATCTCATTACTGTCCTCTATACACGGTATCCGCTGCGGCTGAAGTATTTGGGATTATGGTTGACTCATTCGGGCCTCCTGGTCTTGATGGTGGGCGGAGGGGTGAGCACCTTTATGGCCACTGAGAGCTATATGTCGATCGAGGAGGGGCAGACCAAGCAATACTCCGAGAGTTTTCATTATGTGGAGCTGGCTGTGATCAATACTTCCGCGCCCGGTTTGGACCGGGTGGTGAGTATCCCTTATCACATTCTCAGAAAACAAGGGCGAATCACGCAGGATTTGCTGCCCTTTGAGGTGCATATTAGGGCCTTTCTTCCCAACGCCAAATTGGCCATGGGAGAGAGCCCTGCGAACAGGTTTGGAAATCTTCCTGAGGTGAACCGGGGGATCGGGACGCAAATTCAGGTGCAACCCGTGCCGCCGTTTCAAAGCGATGATGCAGACAACAATGAAACCGCTTTCGTTGAGTTTATCGCCGGGGGAAAATCCCTGGGCACTTGGTTGGTTTCGCGGCTATTGGGATCGCCTCAACAGTTGAGCTATGCCGGTTCAGACTATCAGATTTATCTCCGGCCAAAACGCTATTACAATGAATATACACTTACCCTCAAGGATTTTAGCCATGATTCTTACCCAGGCACCTCCATTCCGAAGAATTTCTCGAGCCTAGTCCTTTTGGAGGACCCCTCTCAAGGCGAAGAGCGCGAAGTGCTTATCTATATGAACAATCCGTTGCGATACAGGGGCAAGACTTACTATCAGTCCAGCTACGGCAAGAACAACACTTTGTCGATCCTGCAGGTGGTGGAAAATCCCGGTTGGCTTTTTCCCTATATCGCATGTCTCTTGATTTCCCTGGGTCTCTCGGTCCATTTCATGCAAGTTTTGGCGGGCTTTGCCAAGAGGAGGCCGCTTTGA
- a CDS encoding amino acid permease — protein MAEKSVSNGASFPNSHTGYQFGAFKGVYTPSLLTILGVIMYLRFGWVLGNVGLFLTLVIVTLSTSITLLTALSISALASNMQVKGGGAYYILSRSLGLEAGAAVGWPLFLAQALGISFYIAGFAESVVSLCPFLPFKLFGIAVLTVLTLLAIRSANLALRLQFLILTLIALSLASFFLGAPPQNIEVLRPESPVSKLPFWTVFAVFFPAVTGIEAGLAMSGDLKDPAKALPRGTLGAVITSYFVYMAIPFFLARIIRDENVLLANPMIMREIARWGNIVLAGLWGATLSSALGALLGAPRTLQAMAKDGVAPRFFSKGFGAGKDPRFAVAAAFLIGVGGLLSGGLNVIAPVLSMFFLTSYGLLNLSAGFEEFIASPAWRPKFRVHWGVSLMGAFLCFSMMFMINAGATFMAVFACAGLYVLMRKQRLHATWHDIRQGILMLAARSSIYSLARHSPDKRTWRPNILVLSGSPTMRWYLIALADAISHGKGFLTVATILSGPEPDAERVSSVRKSIEEFLKKRQIPSLVKIHSAENVLQGAQELIRTYGFGPLVPNTVLLGETEKHEQVEEFVRLIRLAHRSKRNLVIVRENDEPMELPRDSRIDIWWGGRTNDNAHLMLALGYLLQNSPEWTGSRLNIKTIADEEQDKEEVRQGLLKFLEESRLDVEVEVYTHQGRSVFEVIGEASSGASLVFLGMRAPEEGEETQSYEDYYRKLMKLTDGYPATAMVMAAEDIRFGEIFTSET, from the coding sequence ATGGCAGAAAAGTCCGTCTCCAACGGGGCCTCTTTCCCCAACTCTCACACTGGCTATCAGTTCGGTGCGTTCAAGGGCGTCTACACGCCCAGCTTGCTCACCATCCTCGGCGTCATTATGTACCTGCGCTTCGGCTGGGTGCTGGGCAATGTGGGCCTGTTTCTCACCTTAGTCATTGTGACCCTCTCCACCTCCATTACCCTGCTCACCGCATTGTCGATCTCTGCACTCGCGTCCAACATGCAGGTGAAAGGCGGGGGCGCCTACTACATCCTGTCCCGCTCCTTGGGGCTGGAAGCGGGAGCCGCAGTGGGTTGGCCGCTCTTCCTGGCGCAGGCTCTGGGGATTTCCTTCTATATAGCGGGTTTTGCAGAATCCGTTGTCAGTCTCTGCCCCTTCTTGCCCTTTAAGCTCTTCGGGATCGCAGTACTCACCGTACTCACCTTGCTGGCAATCCGTTCGGCCAATCTGGCATTGCGCCTGCAGTTCTTGATCCTGACGCTTATCGCACTTTCATTGGCCTCTTTTTTCTTGGGAGCCCCGCCGCAAAATATCGAAGTCCTCCGTCCTGAGTCTCCGGTCTCCAAGCTCCCCTTCTGGACTGTTTTCGCAGTCTTCTTCCCCGCAGTCACAGGCATTGAAGCAGGCCTGGCCATGTCCGGAGACTTAAAAGACCCCGCCAAGGCTTTGCCCCGAGGCACACTGGGCGCTGTCATCACCAGTTACTTCGTCTATATGGCCATTCCATTTTTCCTGGCAAGAATCATCCGTGACGAAAATGTTTTGCTTGCTAACCCCATGATCATGCGGGAAATCGCACGCTGGGGGAATATCGTTCTGGCCGGTCTTTGGGGGGCCACTCTTTCCAGCGCTCTCGGCGCTTTGCTGGGCGCCCCGCGTACTCTCCAAGCCATGGCTAAGGACGGCGTGGCTCCGCGCTTCTTTAGCAAGGGTTTCGGAGCGGGCAAAGACCCGCGATTCGCAGTGGCTGCTGCCTTTCTGATTGGCGTGGGAGGACTGCTCTCGGGAGGCCTCAATGTCATTGCCCCTGTGCTCTCCATGTTCTTTCTAACGTCTTATGGCCTGCTCAATCTGAGTGCCGGTTTTGAGGAGTTCATCGCCAGTCCTGCTTGGCGGCCTAAGTTCCGGGTACACTGGGGCGTTTCCCTTATGGGTGCTTTTCTCTGCTTTTCCATGATGTTCATGATCAATGCCGGGGCCACCTTTATGGCCGTTTTCGCCTGTGCCGGTCTGTATGTCTTGATGCGCAAGCAACGGCTGCATGCCACCTGGCACGATATTCGCCAGGGTATCCTCATGCTGGCAGCGCGCTCCTCAATCTACTCCTTGGCCCGCCACTCACCCGACAAACGCACCTGGCGCCCCAATATTCTGGTTTTGAGCGGCTCTCCCACCATGCGATGGTATTTGATTGCCTTGGCCGATGCCATCTCGCACGGCAAGGGTTTTCTCACTGTAGCCACAATCCTTTCCGGCCCTGAACCGGATGCAGAACGAGTTTCCAGCGTGCGCAAGTCTATCGAGGAATTCCTCAAGAAACGCCAAATTCCGTCTCTTGTCAAAATCCATTCGGCCGAAAACGTTCTTCAAGGCGCGCAAGAGCTCATTCGAACCTACGGTTTCGGCCCTCTTGTGCCGAACACTGTCTTGCTGGGAGAAACTGAAAAACACGAGCAGGTGGAGGAATTTGTGCGTCTGATACGCCTGGCGCACCGCTCCAAACGCAACCTGGTCATTGTGCGGGAAAACGATGAGCCCATGGAATTGCCGCGGGACAGCCGTATTGATATTTGGTGGGGAGGCCGGACAAACGACAACGCCCATCTGATGCTCGCCTTGGGTTATCTCCTGCAAAACAGCCCCGAATGGACCGGTTCACGCCTTAACATCAAAACCATTGCCGATGAAGAACAAGACAAGGAAGAGGTACGGCAGGGTCTTCTCAAGTTCCTCGAAGAAAGTCGATTGGACGTGGAGGTGGAGGTTTACACACACCAGGGACGCAGCGTTTTTGAGGTGATCGGGGAAGCGTCCTCCGGGGCAAGCCTGGTCTTTCTGGGCATGCGCGCTCCGGAAGAGGGCGAAGAGACACAGTCTTACGAGGACTATTACCGGAAGCTGATGAAACTTACCGACGGTTATCCTGCCACGGCCATGGTGATGGCGGCCGAAGATATTCGCTTCGGCGAGATCTTCACGTCCGAAACCTAG
- a CDS encoding translocation/assembly module TamB domain-containing protein, with amino-acid sequence MKSGPLLKTLLFALAALFAVSLVSIAFSIVSGVGLEPLVEVGLARYFPSEHLEVGKIEGDPRQGYVIHGLLARNLDTFPEDSQLRIKKMTFKPSFPLGLGKLEFHLLDGQLRWPGSDPILIGGGQGADGLRLSLYSKGASVQGLMEVLPVHPGWQDLRGMVNDVDFLLTGDLKRPVLQGSLRVGRLSRKNLELVDVPGDVSLQLSELWGGAPQVEGDLRLSGGEVHVEHLRVQVLESHVRFSGDPLKPYLDLRGHTRIRATPIDIKIQGGIEDLKLKVSSDSGLPQHRLLLLLATGKDWQGVETVAEGQPVSANLAADFIDFFLFGGKAQQLLESLGIVDFNVRYDEKGKGAGVKTEFGERANMGYQYQEEGTGVDRTTKHTVEAGVNVTETISVNVEKDVKGQSALTDELQTESTGGIPVDRVNVEYKKKF; translated from the coding sequence ATGAAGTCAGGCCCTCTCCTCAAGACGCTGCTCTTTGCGTTGGCGGCGCTGTTTGCCGTGAGCTTGGTCAGCATTGCCTTCTCAATTGTCAGCGGGGTGGGTTTGGAGCCGCTCGTAGAAGTGGGTCTGGCCCGCTATTTTCCTTCCGAACATCTGGAGGTGGGAAAGATCGAGGGGGATCCCCGGCAGGGGTATGTGATCCACGGTCTTTTAGCCCGCAATCTGGATACCTTTCCTGAAGACAGCCAACTCCGTATCAAGAAGATGACCTTCAAACCTTCCTTCCCTTTGGGCTTGGGGAAGTTGGAGTTTCACCTACTCGACGGCCAGTTGCGCTGGCCGGGATCTGACCCCATTCTTATCGGCGGGGGGCAGGGGGCTGACGGCTTGCGTCTGAGCCTGTATTCAAAGGGGGCCTCCGTGCAGGGACTGATGGAGGTTTTGCCGGTGCATCCCGGATGGCAGGATCTGAGAGGCATGGTGAATGACGTGGACTTCTTATTGACCGGGGACTTGAAGCGGCCGGTGCTCCAGGGCAGTCTCCGAGTGGGGCGTCTGTCGAGGAAGAATCTGGAACTCGTGGATGTGCCCGGGGATGTGAGTCTGCAGTTGAGCGAGCTTTGGGGCGGCGCGCCGCAGGTCGAAGGGGATCTGCGTTTGTCCGGTGGGGAGGTCCATGTGGAGCATCTCCGGGTGCAGGTGCTGGAGAGTCATGTGCGGTTTTCCGGGGACCCGCTCAAACCGTACTTGGACCTGCGCGGACATACACGCATCAGGGCCACGCCTATTGATATCAAGATCCAGGGCGGGATTGAAGACCTGAAGCTCAAGGTGAGTTCGGATTCAGGTCTTCCCCAACATCGATTGCTGCTCCTGTTGGCGACAGGTAAGGATTGGCAGGGGGTGGAGACTGTGGCTGAGGGGCAACCGGTTTCAGCGAATTTGGCGGCAGACTTCATCGATTTCTTTCTCTTTGGCGGAAAGGCCCAACAGCTGCTGGAGAGCTTGGGAATTGTGGACTTCAATGTCCGGTATGATGAGAAAGGCAAAGGCGCGGGGGTGAAGACCGAGTTCGGAGAACGCGCCAATATGGGCTATCAGTATCAGGAAGAGGGCACGGGTGTTGACCGCACAACAAAGCATACAGTGGAGGCGGGGGTGAATGTGACGGAGACCATTTCCGTGAATGTGGAGAAGGACGTTAAGGGGCAGTCCGCTTTGACTGATGAATTGCAGACCGAGTCCACCGGAGGTATTCCTGTGGACCGGGTCAATGTGGAATATAAGAAGAAGTTCTAG